Sequence from the Curtobacterium sp. MCLR17_007 genome:
GGCGACGCCGATCGGCAGGCCGAGCGTCAGGGCCACCGCGAGCAAGCTGAACGCGATGAGGTAGCCCGCGACGACGGGGACGAAGAACACCTTCTTGCCGTCGGTGGCGAGTTTGAGGCTGATCGTCGCGCCGACCTCGGTGACGATCGCGACCGCGAGCAGGACCCAGGCCATCAGCGGACCTGCCGCTTCCGTGCGGCCAGAGCGCGTTGCGACCCGATCTCGACCAGCAGCACCCCGGCAGCGATCAACGCGATCCCGATGACCATCGTGACCGTCAGCGCCTGCCCGAACAGCACGGCGGCGAGCACCGCGGTCAGGGCGACACCGGACGCGCCCCAGATGCCGTAGGCGACCCCGACCGCCATGCCCGCCCGGAGCACCAGGATCAGCATCGCGAACGCGGCGACGTACCCGACGGCGACGAGCACGTACCAGCCGGGCTGGTCGACGGCAGCCTGCATCGAGAGCGCTGCCGTGACCTCGGCGACGATCGCCGTGCCGAGGAACACCCACTTCATGCGCCGCTCCCGTCGGCCAGGGACGCGATCGCCCGTGCTGCGGCCAGGACAGTGGCCTCCGCCGCAGCGTCGTCGCGGTCAGCGAGCCACGTCGATCCGATGCCGTCGGCCGTGGCGATGAGCAGTCGGACGACCTGGTCGACGGGGATGGTCCACCGGATGTCGTCCTCGGCGGTCCACGCCTCGACCTGCGCACGGACGGCAGCGAGGTACGCATCCTGCTCCCAGGCCGCGAGGTCCTGCAGGTCCGGGTCACGACGCGAGTACGTGACGAGCTCGACCAGGGCGAGTGCAGTCGCTGGGTCGCTGCGCGTCTGCGCGAGGTGGGCCGACAGGCCGGAGGCGATCCGGGCCTCCAGGCCGAGCGGGGTGACCGGGGGGGCGAACGCGACCGCCATCGCGGTGCGCAGCTGTCGTTCGAGCACGGCGTGGAAGAGCGGCGCCTTGCCCGCGAAGCAGTAGTGGAAGGCGCCGTGCGGCAGCCCGGCACGGGCGGTGACCGCGCGGGTGGTCACCGCAGCGATCCCGCCGTCGCGCAGGACGGCGATCGCGGCGTCGACGAGCTGGTCGCGCCGTTCCTCGACGCTGCGGTGCTCTTGCTGGAGGGTCATGCGAGGACCCTAGCGCCACACTTGGCCAGTTGGCCAAGTATGGGCTGACGATCACCTCTGTGTCGTCGCGTCGACGACGCACCATGCCCCTCGAGGTCAGCTGGCGAGTTCGTCGATCCAACTGGATCGCATCCGCAGGGCGCGCTCGGTGCTCCCCATGACCGCGCCGAGCCCGACGAGCACGTTCAGGTGCAGTGGCAACCGCACCGGCGAGGTGAAGGTCCCGACCGCGTCGGCGACGGGTGGGATCTGCGAGATCGTCTCGACGAGCTGGGGTACCGCGACACCGAGGCCGCCGGCCACGAGCGCGATCGAGACGAGCCCGATGCTGCGACTCACGGTCGGGTGGTCCCGGTGCAGACGGGCACGACGGCCCTCCGCCGACGCGGGGTCGGGTGCGAGCTGTCGCTCGGTACCGTCCTGGCTGACGTGGTGGCAGCGCTTCAGCCCGAAGCCGTTGATCGCGACTTCGATGCGACCATCCGGCACGGTGAACACGGCTGGCATCGTGGAGTACGACCGCAGCGCGCCGTCGACGAAGAGCCTGGCTCGCACCGCACCATCGCGTGCGTCACCCCCGTGCCGGACGTCGATCGTGTAGGTCGAGGCCGTTCCGTCCGGGCCGGCGATCGTGGTCGAGCGGAGTGACCGGCTGAACATCTGCCACCAGCGGAACCGTCGGAGCGGCTCTCCGGAGCCGGATCGCACGCGCCGACCCCGCAACCCTACGAATCGCATCTCCCACTCCTGACCATGGTTGCTAGTACACCGTGATAGTCCATGCGAAGTGAAGCTAGCACATTGTGATAGAACTTCGAGAGGCTCGTCCGGCTGTCGGGGCACGCTCGTGCCGCACCGGACGACAGCGAGACGGAGGACACGGATGATGAGGACACCAGTGACGGCGGAGCACGTCCATGGAGCCCTCGACGTCGAACGAACGCGATCGGGCGTGCGGCCACACCGACTCCCGACCGGCATCCGGTCGCGTGACGCGGACGCGCAACTGCTGAGCGCCGAGGCACAACCGTCCGGCGTCCGCGTCGTGGTCCGCACGACGGCGCGTCAGGTGGCGCTCGAACTCCGAGCCAGCCGGGTCGTGTACCGCGGCGTACAGCGACCACGCGGAGTCGTGGACGTCGTCGTCGACGGGGGAGCCGTCCGCAGCACTGCCCTCGAGCACGGCGACAGCATCGAGGTCGACCTGTCCACCGGTGCGAGCACCCCGCGCTCTGGGGACGCCGACGTCGTGACCGTGACCGACCTGCAGCCGGGGGAGAAGCAGATCGAGTTCTGGCTGCCGCACAACGAGCAGGTCGAGCTGATCGCGCTGCACACGGACGAGCCCGTCGGGCCGGGTCTGGCAGGCGGACGTGTCTGGGTGCACCACGGCAGCTCGATCAGCCACGGCTCGAACGCGACCCGTCCGACGGGGATCTGGCCGGTCGTCGCAGCTCGCCGGGCCGGTGTGGACCTCATCAACCTCGGCTTCGGCGGCAGTGCCCTCGTTGACCCCTTCATGGCCCGCCTGATCCGCGACACCCCGGCGGACGTCATCAGCCTCAAGCTCGGCATCAACGTGGTCAACCTCGATGCGATGCGCCTGCGGAGCTTCGTCCCGGCGGTCCACGGGTTCCTCGACACGATCCGCGAGGGGCACCCGACGACGCCGCTGCTCCTGGTCTCGCCGATCCACTGCGGCATCCACGAGGACACGCCGGGCCCCGGAGCGTTCGACCCGGAAGCGCTCGCCAGCGGAGTCGTGCGGTTCGTCGCCACCGGTGAGCCGTCGGACGCCGATCAGGGCCGGCTCACGCTGCGGGTCATCCGGGAACAGCTCGCGCAGATCGCCGCAGCTCGCTCGGACGCGGCCCTGCAGGTCCTGGACGGCCGCACGCTCTACGGCCCTGGCGACGCCGAGACGGATCCCCTCCCGGACGCGCTGCACCCGAGTGCGTCGGCGCATCGGATGATGGGGGAGCGCTTCGCCGACATCGCGTTCGGTCCCGGCGGTCCGCTCGCGGAAGTGCCCGCATGACCGCCGCCGGGGGGCGGCGCGGCGCCATGCGGGCTGCCCGCCGCGGGGGGCGGCGTGACGCCATGCGGGCTGCGCGCCGCCGGGGGGCGGCGTGACGCCATGCGGGCTGCGCGCCGCCGGGGGGCGGCGTGACGCCATGCGGGCCGCTCCCCGATGCGTCGTCAGCTGGCGAACTGGAAGGCGATCACCGAGATCACTGACGACGACGCGTTGTTCACCGCGTGGACGACGACACCTGGCCAGACCGATCCGGTCCGCCGGATGAGGAGCGCGGCAGAGACGCCGACGATGAACGCAACGGGCGTGGCGAGGTTGACGCCGTGGGTCAGTCCGAACACCGCTGCGCTCACCAGGGTCGCGACCCAGGCGCCGTAGCGGGTCAGCAGGTTGTGGACGACACCCCGGAAGAAGAACTCCTCGCCGATCGGCGTGAGGACGGCTCCGAGCAGGATCGCGGCCAGGAAACCGAGCACGCCGCTGGTGGCGGCGGAGCGGTAGTCGGTCTGCACATCCTGGGCAGGAGTGGCTGCCGCGACGATGCTGCTGATGGCGACGTTCAACGCGACGACGCCGAGTCCGATGACGAACGCGACGAGGAGCCACTTCGGCGCGACTCGGCGCAGCCCGAACAGTCGTCGGTCGCGACGGCGGAGTGCGATCGCGATGACGGTACCGCCGAGGGGTGCCAGTCCGGACACCGCGTAGAGTGCCAGGCCGCGGGACAGCGCGTCGCCGTCGGGGACCAGGCGGTACAGCGTGATCCCGATCGCGTACAGTGCGACGGTCGCCGCGGCGGCGATCCCGAAGTCCGCCCAGGTCACCCGCGACGGGCGCGCGACGTTCGAGCCGGTGTGCGGTGACGTGTGTGTGGTCGGCATGGTTCCTCACTGGTTCTGTTCGGGGCGCGATGGCCGTGGAGTGGATCGGGTTGGTGTCGGTGCGCTCAGAGGAGCCACTGGCTGAGCGGGTGGATGAAGTAGCGCAGGGAGTACGCCTCCCACACGGCCCCGACGACCAGGAGGGCCACCGCCGGCACCGCGAGGACGCCCGTCGTCCGCAGCCCGGCGACGTACCCGTCCCGTCGTCGTTCGACCCCGGCGGATCGCGGTCGGAGCCAGTACCTGCCGATGAGGAAGGCACCGAGCGCGAAGACGATGTAGGCCTGCAGTTCGATCACGATGGTCAGCGAATGCGGGATCATCGCCACCCACCCCTCACCAGTGGCGGGCACGAGGGTCACCCCGGTCTGGACGAGCCAGTACCCGAAGAACGCCAGTCCGGCGAAGGGGACGATCAGCGACGGCACGACGATGGTGAGCAGGCTGAGGCGGAAGAGGTTCACGGCGAAGATCAGCAGGGCGAACAGCGGCGGCCGGCTCACCACTGACCCGACGAGGTCCGCGGTTCCGTCGTCCTGCAGCGCCGTGGCGCGGTCCTGACTGAGCTGCGGGAACAGCAGCCCCGCGGCGAACCCCAGCACGACGAGTCCGTACGTCGCGACGTTGAGGACGAGGTAGGTCCGGGCGTTCCCCCGGATGACCTCCAGGGGCCGGCGCCAGACCGCCGCACGACCCGGTGGCTCGGAGCGCGGATCCAGACGGTTCGCTGTCGCGCTGTCGTGGTCCGGTGGCTGGCTCATGTGTGATGCTCCTCGTTCTGGCGGTCATGGGTGGGGAGCGTCCTGGGCGTCCCGGGTGGCGAGCGCTGCGTGATCCCGCGATCACGCGGATGTGTCTGGACACTCGGGTGCTAGTACAGTGTGATAGCCCCGAACGAGAAACTAACACAGTGTGCTAGTCAGATAGAAGTGAAGTGACGACTGATGGCCCATCCGAACAGCCCGGACACACGATCGAAGATCCTGATCGCCGCGGCGACGATGCTCGGAGAGGACCCGACAGCACGTCTCACGGTCCGCGCCGTCGCGGCGCACGCCGGTGTGAGCACGGGGTCACTCCGCCACTTCTTCCCGACCCAGCAGCTGTTGCTCGACACGGTCGTCGAGGGGCTCCAGACCGTCGAGATCGCGGACGACCCGATGGCCGACACGTCCAAGAGCCCGGCCGATCGCCTCGAAGCCTGCCTCCGGGTGCTCCTCACGAGCGTCGGCACCGGCGCCGCCGCACGAGAGAACTGGATCGCGATGCACGACGCGTACATCGCGTCTCCCACCCCCGACGAGTCCGGGAACACGTTCCTCGCGATGGAGCGCCTGGGCATCGGCCGCGTCGAGCGCTGGCTGGACGTGTTGCGGCAGGAGGGCGTCGGGATCGCCGTCGACCTCGAACAGGCAGCGCGGTTCCTGCTCACCGTCGTCAACGGCCTCGCCCTGGACCGCGCGTTGCCCGGAGCGAGCGCACGCATCCCGTTCGAGGAGCGGTCACTCCGACTCGCCGTCGACGCGGTCCTGGTTGCAGGGGCCAGCTGAGGTCGCGCGCGCGATCGCGGATGCCGGGGAGGGGAAACGGTCGCAGTGACGGATCACGAACCGCTGGTACCGCCAGCCACCACGAAGATGCAGAACGGGTGGCCGGCCGGATCGGCGAGGACCCACAGCGCCTCCTCCGGGTCAGCGCTCCGGTCCTCGAGGACCGTGGCGCCCAGCGCGACAGCCCGCGCCCGCTGCTGCTCGAGCTCAGCCAGGTCCGCGACGCTGAAGTCGAGATGCAGCTGCTGGCGGACCGGCCCGTCCGGCCAGGTCACCCGAGGCAGCTCGTCCACCCGTTGCACCGTGACGTCCACCCCCTCGGAGGTGCTGATCGCGACCCAGTCCGCCCGGTCGTCCGAACCGTCGACGGGAGGCTCGTCACCAGCCCGGTACTCGCCACCCAGCAGGGCGATCCAGAACGCGGCGAGCGCTCGCGCGTCCTCGGCGTCGAGCACGATCTGTCGCAGATGCAGCGTCATCACCGCAGGCTAGGCCGGAAGTGCTCGGAGCGTCGCAGGACGGGATCAGACTCCGGATGGCGACTCCACGGTCAGTCGACCGCGGTCGACGTCGAGGACCGCGCGTGTGCCGAGGGGCACGGTGACGAGGTCCTCGACGTGACCAAGAGGAAGCCCACCCAGTACCGGCACGCCGAGCGCGTCGAAGTGGTCGCGCAGGGTGTCGACGACGGTCCAGCCGCGGTCCTGGTACCCGGCGAACTGGTCGATGCTGCCGAGAGCGACCCCGACGACACCGTCGAGCGCTCCGGAGTACCGGAGCTGCGTCAGAGCGCGGTCGACCATCCCCAGTCCAGCAGCGCGGTTGATCTCGAGCAGCAGGACCGCCCCGGCCAGGTCGAAGTCCACCACCCCGACCGACCGCGCGAGCATCTCGAGGTTGCCACCGGACAGCGGCCCCTCCACGCGGCCCGTCGTCGTGAGCTCGGCCGAGAGTGCGGCGGCATCCGCGTCGACGACCGTGTCCGCGTCCTCCATCAGGAGTCGCCGGACGTGGTCACCGTGGGTGCCGGCGATCGCACCGTGCAGCGACGGGACGCCGGCAGCGTTCCAGACCTGGTGCAGGGCGGTGACGTCGCTGTACCCGACGAGCATCTTCGGGTCGGCGCGGAGCGCCCGGACGTCGACGTCCGGGACGATGCGGAAGCTGCCGCACCCGCCGGTGGAGGCGATCACGGCACGGACCGTCGGGTCGCGGATCGCGTCGTTGAGGTCCGCCGCACGGTCGACGTCGCTGCCCGCGAGGTAGCCGCGGTGGTCGAGGGCGTGCGGCGCGATGACCGCGCGCAGGCCCCACGCCTCGACCTGTCGAGCGATCCAGGTCGGCACCGACCCCTCTGGCCACGACGCCGGTGAGACGATCGCCACCGTGTCGCCGGCGGTCAAGGTGCGCAGTCGCAGCGTTGTCGCTTCCATGCTCCGGGACCCTAGCCAGCACCCCCGTCACCGCGGAGACGGAGTCGCGTCAGCCGATCAGCGCAGGGACGGCGTGATCGTCAGCTGTGCCACCTCGACCACCGCGTCGGAGGGCATGTCGGGGTAGTAGTTCTCGCGGAGCTGCTGTGCGAAGCGCTGCATGTCGGTTCCTGGCGGCTGATGCGCCTGCTCGGCCGTGAGGGTGTCGAGTCGGTGCTGCCGCACGACGGTCACGACACCGGCGACGTCCTCCGCCGTCGGGTGCTCGTCGAAGACGAAGATCGCCGGCCCCACCGGTGCGCTGGGCTCGGCGGCGTCGGCCCCTTGCCGATCCAAGCGAAGGAGGCTCCACTCGCGCCCGACGCGGGCATGTCCCGTTCGTTCACGGAGACCTGGGCGCCCGCCTTCGCCAGGTGGTACGCGATCGATGCCCCGACGACGACGCGCTTCATGGGGACATCCTCGTCCGCTTCCACCATCAGGCGCGCCTCACCTCCGGCGATGCAGCAGGTTCTGCACGACGCCAGCCCAGAGGACAAGGCCCGAGAAAGCCAGGCCGAGCCCGAGGAGCCACATCGGGAACCCGTGCCGAGAAACCTGGTCCCGCAGCGGCGTCAGGAAGCACACGAGCGCAAGGACCACGAACACGGACGCCACGACGGCGACTGGCACTTCCTTGCCCTCCTTGACGATCACCACGCCCCTCCCTCGTGCGCCGCAGACCCCTGCGTCAGCGACCAACGATCACCACCCCTGCTTGGTGCGAATTGTACCTGCCGGGGTCATCTCGTCACAGAGCCTGCGCAGGGCGGTGCGTGCGAGGTCGTGTGCCGACCACGACGCGCTCATCCTCCCGACAGTCCCCACGGTCATTGACGCCTCGGAACGCTCTCGCTCGCCAAGCGGGGGAAGAGCTGTTCGGCGGCTGCTCGATGCACCTCACCCAGTCGCTCTGCGCCGGGGCCGTCGTAGGCACCGAGATCGTGGTCGAAGCGGGCGGTCCAGTCGGGGTGCGCGTAGGGGAAGTCGCTGCCGTAGAGAACGTGGCCGGGCTCCGCGAACGCCAGCAGTGACGGCAGCGACGTGGGAGATGCGGACAGGGCGGTGTCGAAGTAGAACTTGCGCAGGCCCGCTTGGATGCGCTCCGGCGTGGTGTCCGGGTTGAACATCGCGGCAGCGCTGAACCGGCTTGCGGCGTAGGGCAGGAAACCACCGGCGTGGGACAAGATCACGCGAAGTTCCGGGTAGCGGTCGAACACGCCGTGCGCGACGAGGTCCACGGCGGTGCGGGTGGTGTCGAACGGGAAGTCCAGCAGTGCGGTGGGCATCCCCGGCAACTGCGTGATCGGTGGTGCGGTGGGGTGCACGAAGACCACGGCTGAGCGGGCGGCGAGTTCCGCCCACAGCGGCTCGTACGCGGGGTCGCCCAGGTACCGTCCATGCGCGTTCGACAGCAGGAGCACACCGTCGGCGTGGAGCTCATCGAGTGCTCGCACGGCTTCGGCGACCGCGCCGTCGAAGTCCGGCAGCGGCAGCACCGCGAAGTGCCCGAACCGGTCGGGCCGCTCTCGGACCAGCTCGGCCTGGTAGTCGTTCAGTTCGCGGGCGAGTTGGCACGCCGCGGCGTCGTCACCGAAGTGCACGCCCGGTGCGCTGATCGAGAGCATCCCGGTCTCGATCCCCACTTCGTCCATCATCGCGATCGCCGCTTCGGGGCTCCACTCCGGCATCAACCAGCCGCCGATGGCCCGGGGCCCTCGTCGCGGTGCGGTCCCGCCGCTCTCACCCCACGGGTCCCACTGCGCGGACCCTCCGGTCGCAGCCTGCGCATCCCCCGGAGCGCCGGCCCCCATCGCTTTCGATCCTGCCGCTGCCATTGCCTCGAAGTAGCGGGGCGGGAGCAGGTGCTGGTGGACATCGATCTTGCCTGGCATGGTGCGGTCCTCCGATCGTCCTCAGCAATGAGGGCTGGTTGTGTGCAGAAGTGGTCGTCGTGATGGTTCCCGCCGGTCGGACCGGGAGTGGTTCGACCGTTTGCGGGCGTCGAGCAGGCCTGTGGTGTTCAGGGTGTCGGGGTCAACGGGAGCAAGGCCGCGTTCGGCGTTCCTGCGGCGGACTCGAGGTGGGAGCCCGATGGGCCGGCTGCCGAGCGGGGACCTTGCTCGTGACGGAGTCCGCCCTTCGGTCGAGCAGCGCCTTCGCGTCGGTTCCGGATGAGCATCGCCGTCAGGGTGAGCAGGATCCCCGCCACTGCCCAGATGCTCAGCCGGATGATCGGGGCGGCGACCGCAGCGCCGTCGAAGTACTGGACGGACCGCAGCAGGTCGAGCGCGTCGCCCTGCGGGAAGACGTAGTAGAGCGTCTGGAAGAAGTCGTTGAGGACGTGGATCCCGAGCGGGCCACCGGATGACGTGTTCCCGAGGATCACCAGGGCGAGCGTCACCACCAGAGCCGCGATGGTTCCGCCCAGTGCGGCGACGCCCGTGACCGCTCCCCCGATGGCGACTCCGGTCAGCCAGAGAATCCCGAACACGCCCCAGGGACCGACGGTCACCGCCCCGAGTGCGGAGTCGATCCACAGGGTGATCAGTCCGGCGAGGAGACCGGCGTAGAGCACGAGGACGATGCTGCGCTCGACGAACTTCGCGGCCGTGTCGACCGTGCCGAGGATGCGTCCGAACACCGTCGCACCGAGGGCAGCCCCAAGGCCGGCGAAGAGGATCGCGTAGAACTCGATCGACCCGACCGGGTCCTGCTTCGGCAGGGGTGCGAGGTCGGTGGCCGTGTTGGTGGTCTGCAGCTTCGCCGCGATCGAGTCGCCGATGCCGGAGACCGCCTGGCCCAGCCCGCGGCCACCGCCGCTGGCGATGTAGGTGGTGACGCCGGCGCCCTTGCCCGGCGCCGGCAGGATGACGGCGCCGTCGACGTCGCGGTCGAGCACCGCGGATCGTGCCTGCCGCTCAGAGGCCACGACGGTGAGATCCAGCGACCCCTGCTGCTCGAGCGCGACGATCGCGTCAGCGTCGCCGGTGACCGCGAGATGGACGTTGTTCGGCGTCGGGTTTCCGAACGCGCTCGAGTAGCTCGTCAACATCGCCATCGCCAGGAGCAGGATCGCGATCGCACCGAGGACCAGGTTCCGGTAGCGATGCGCTGATCCCGGCCCTTCGGAGTCCAGCGCGCCTCCCGCGACCGCCGCTTCGAACTCGGGGTGCTGCGGGCCGTCTCCGCGGCCAGTGGCAGGCTCGGTCACGTGCGTCATGATGTCCTTTACAGTTGTCCAGTAGATGACGAACGTACATCACCATCCGGGCTCTGACAAGATGGAGTCATGAGGGACGGAACAGGCACGGTGCCGCTCGCGAGCCAACGGGTGGACCCGCGCGTCACCCGCACCCGCGCTGCCCTGATCCGGGCGTTGGCCGCCCTGGTGTCCGAGACACCAAAGGGCGAGACGATCTCGATGAGCGCCGTGGCACAGCGCGCTGGGTTGAGCAGACAAGCGCTCCACAACCACTACAGCAACGTCGGCGACCTGGCGACGGACCTCTGGATCAGTCGGCTTCTCGAGGACTGGCTCCCCCTCGACGAGGCCGCTGCGAACCTCCCACAGGCCCTCACCGACGCCGTTCGGGAGCGCGGGATCGAACCGCTGCTCGCCGCGGGACGTGCGGATCGCGGCTTCTTCGACAAGCTCCGCGCCGTTCCACGTGGCGAGCGCGTCGCCGAGGTGCTCGCAGCCGCGATGACGACCTGGCTGTCGGAGTCGGATCACGATCCCGATCACCATCGACCGGAGATCGCTCTGACCGGGGACGCCCGGACCTTCACGATCGGCGGCATGATCGCGCTCGTGTCGACGTGGCAGATGGCCGACGCGCCCCCGAGCACGGCCGAGCAGGTGGCGACACTCCGGACCTTCGCCGCGGCGGCGGCAGCGGCTGGCGCCGACTGAACCGCGCGGACCCGGGTCCCGGCAGCCCGGCGGATCCCGCCCAGGCCAGCAGCCCGGGCGGGAGGCGCGTCAGCCGTCGTACGCGACGTAGTGCAGCTCGGCATCCCGCCGCTCGTCGTGGAGCTTCACGTAGGACTGCGCGATGACCGCCGGTTCAGCGTCCGGTCGCCCACCGCCGATCAGCGCGGTGATGGCGACGAACCCGACGTAGACACCCTTGTCAGCGAGAGCGGCATTGAGGTTGAGCGTCCAGTTCCGGAGCCCCGCCGCTGCGATGTTGACGTTCCCGCGGACCGGCGTCTGGGCGAGCGCACCGCCACCGGTGGTCACGAGGACCGTGCCGGCGCCCGCCGCGATCATGGCCGGCAGGACCTCTCCGACGGCCGCGATCGCGCCGCCGAGGTAGAAGTCGAGCTGTGGCTGCAGGTTCTCCATCGTCACGTCCACCGCGTCGACCGACTCCAGGGTCCGGTCAGCCGGGGAGAACTCGAGGACGTCGATCGGCCCGAGCGCTTCCCGGATCGATCGGAGGGCACTCCGGATAGTGTCGGGCTCGCTGACGTCGGCGGTGAAACCACGAGCCTGGATGCCCTCCGCGACGAGCTCACCCGCCAGGGAGTCCACGTTCGCCTGGCTGCGGGCCACGAGCGCGACGTCGAAGCCCTTCTGCCCGAAGGCCCGCGCGATCTCGAGACCCAGACCAGGGCCTGCGCCGATGATGGTGATGAGGGGCATGATGCGTCCTTCCGTGGCCCATTGCCGGGCCGTGCGAGCTGGTGCGGTAAGTTGAGGTCGTCCTCAAACCTCTGCAGCCTATGTTGAGGCTGACCTCAATTTCCTCCGGAGTCGCTGTGAGCACCGCACCCCGCCTGCGCCGAGACGCGCAGGCGAACGTCGAGAAGCTCCGCGCTGCCGCGATCGCGGTGTTCTCAAGTCGAGGGCTCTCTGCGCCACTGGAGGACATCGCGCGCGAGGCCGGGGTGAGCATCGGGACGCTCTACAACCGCATCGGATCGCGCGAAGACCTCATCGACGCCGTCGTGCCCGACATCGCGGGCGCGAAGCTCCGCACCCTGCGGGAACGGACACTGGCCCAGGACACCCCGCGTGCCCAGCTCGAGACCTTCATCGCCGAGATGATCGACCTGCAGCGAAGCGACCCGGCCATGAACGACGCGATGCTCCGGCGCTACCCCGACGCCGTGCTCCTCATCAACGCATGCGAACGATCCATGGCGCTTGGAGCGGAACTCGTCGCCAACGCACACAACGCCGGCGTGCTCGCCGAGGACTTCACCACCGAGGACCTGATGAC
This genomic interval carries:
- a CDS encoding SDR family NAD(P)-dependent oxidoreductase — encoded protein: MPLITIIGAGPGLGLEIARAFGQKGFDVALVARSQANVDSLAGELVAEGIQARGFTADVSEPDTIRSALRSIREALGPIDVLEFSPADRTLESVDAVDVTMENLQPQLDFYLGGAIAAVGEVLPAMIAAGAGTVLVTTGGGALAQTPVRGNVNIAAAGLRNWTLNLNAALADKGVYVGFVAITALIGGGRPDAEPAVIAQSYVKLHDERRDAELHYVAYDG
- a CDS encoding TetR/AcrR family transcriptional regulator is translated as MSTAPRLRRDAQANVEKLRAAAIAVFSSRGLSAPLEDIAREAGVSIGTLYNRIGSREDLIDAVVPDIAGAKLRTLRERTLAQDTPRAQLETFIAEMIDLQRSDPAMNDAMLRRYPDAVLLINACERSMALGAELVANAHNAGVLAEDFTTEDLMTVLWMAGMASHDPAAPDGWRRVVDRSVSAAWTVQG